The DNA sequence GAATTTCCAGCTTCGTCTTAGACCCCAGTCTCTTCGGCAATGGTTAGTTTGAAATGAACATGCATTGTCGAATCAATCCTCTCAAATTCATAATCTTCACAATTAATCTGTGGAATAATCTTTAAagtcttcttttctcggcATGTTCGCATAAAGGTTCGGATGACGCCAACAAACAATACATGTGCTCGGACCTCGCGCAGAACATCTCATTTTAGTAGAGAATTATGTGATTTGAGCGAACCTActtacttctttcccctcccatTGCAATAAATCTTTCTCCAtgttcttccctctcctaCATTATAGTTGAAGAACTCTTCTGTTGAGTGTGTAGTTCGTAATACTTTCCAatcttgttttcttgatttttcttggctttagATAAAGTTCCCCAGCTCCGGTACGCTAACGGCCCAAGATCATGGGCCTGAATATGAACCCTATTCAGGACCACAACTCAACAGTAAACATACAGTATAAGAGAACCTAATTACCATAGAACTATGAGCAGAAATGCTAGTATAAACGCTCTAGAAACACCATTTcccaaacaaaaaaaaacgaCAAACCATTCTATGGTATCTCAAGCAATGCAGCCATTACCAATTTCAttcatcctcctctgtcCAATCCGTAATCCTCCACGACCTCACATCATCTTCAATGACCAATTTGAGTGTCGTAAATGTGATATCCTCATACATATCTCGTGCAGCACCGCGTGCCTTCTTATGCCAAGGCCCGGTACCTCCCAACCTGGCATCATTGCGACTACGCCAGAGACCTAGTATCACCATCAGCAACTGCCCTGAGaataaagtaaaaagaaagaaaaataaactCACAAGTAGCCaaattcctcctctccccatccttcGTCCCAAACCAATACTTCAACAACCCCCCACTAGCAACAGCCTCCTGATGCGAATAGGCATCCAAATCATGTAATCGCTGTTTATCGATGTCCGCCTGGAGCCGGGACCGGAATACAACGACGTAGAAATGCTGCGTCTCCCACCGATACCCATTCGTCTGGGCTAAATCACGCAGGAAGTTAAACACGGCTTGCCAATTGAAGGATTCCGTGTATGGCGCCGTGGCGTAGTCATCACGGATGGGTCTGAGAATGGTGAGGGCTTTGGCGAGCAATTGGTTGGGTGTATCGAGAGTTTTGAGATCCAAGAGGTGTTTGGGATCGTTGTACGGTGATGTGATTAGGAGGTCACTTTGTAGTGCTGCTGTTTCATGGGCATGGCCGAATTGAAGCTGGAGGGACGCTGCGGCGTGGAATTTGAGGGCATCGAAGTCGGTGGTGATTAGGGTGTGGTCGTACAGAGATGGAGACTGGGATGTGGGTTTTGGGCTGTCTACGCCGAAGACCGGTTGGCCTATTTCCACTGGCGCCATTGggtctctcttttttcttttcttctctgttcttttcttttctttgttcttgtctttgggtGTCTATTTTTTGGGTGGATTAGGGCTTGGAGTGAGATGAGAATGCAAATGGGGTatcaaagaagccagaagATGCTGCGGAAGGACAGACTTTTGCTTGAaaacgaaggaaaaggagaaacaaaTGGAAAAAGTTCTACATGAGGACGAAACATGGCCTATATATCCCAAACGCCCCCGGGGAAAGGGGCGGTATTGAGCGAACTCCCCTTCAAAGCACGCAATACGTTGACGAGACTGCCTGAGGCCCGTTCGGCTAGAGCCATCCACCGGCTCGCCATTGGGCCGCCGCTGACCGGGGGATTTTCAACTAAAGCAACTTTATGCTTAGCGCCCCCGTTTTGGCGTCTTTAGGGCAAAGAAGTCCCCGGATTGATTCAAAATAATGAAGCACCAGGCATTGAGCCCTGAAATCATTCTTTATTGGTATTTAGTTAGTTGTACAGCGCTTGAACTTGGATCTGACATGGCAGAACTATTCCCCACTTATTCTAGCGGCGAAATGTTGCGACTAGCACGCCATCTTCACAGAATTTTACGTCGGACCCGGAGTATTTCTTCCCCCAGTTCCATGGTACCTGGCAATCGGCACGTGGCACCGCCAGGGTTATCCGAAACGCTACCCGTGACAAGTACAGTTCTACTCCATAAAGCCATAGCTCTATTACatttcattctcttcaagtATGCCACTGTCTCGAGATTTATCATACATTGGTCGATGGTATCATGCGAATTCCGAACGGATCCCCAATCTCAAAAACGCCTTTCTTAAGATGCTCAGGAAAGCAAAATTGGTAacgaaaacaaagaataaaCAGAAACTCCACTATCGCTTCAGGGGCAGTGGCGGAGGGCCCATCTTACCCTCACCTGTATCGACCTTCTTCTGTGGAGGAATTGGTGGCACTTTGAAACCTCCATTATCCTTCTGGGAAGAGTTATTGTTGCTTTGGCTGCCGCCAACCTGCGTAAAAGTACCCGACTTAAACCATCGGTCTTCCTCTGCCTTACGTTTGCGGCTCAACTCTGCTTGCACCTTAGGGTCAACGAGCTCAAGTCCCTGCACCGGCGTAAAGGCAATGGTACTAGCCGTACCGCTGCCGCCCAGTGAAGTACCAATGCCAGAAGAGCGAAGACCTTTCGCTTGAAGAACACTTGCCGTTCCTCCAACCCCAGAACTGAACGCGCGGAGAGAGGAAGCCGTGCCACTAGCAGGTGTCGCGGTTCCCCAGCCTTTGTTCGACTTGCTGAGTTTCGCTCGAGTTCTGTTGTCGATCTGGGTTGATCGAATCCGTCCATCATTCTGCTGACCGAGCATTCCCAATCCAACTGTCCCTTCACCCGTGCCGTAACCGacttccgcttcttccttACCGAAGGCCATCCGGTTCTGGGCCTTGCGCATATCTGTCATAGCAACTGCCTCCTTGGCCTTTCTAGCCCTCCTACCACCTCGCTTGCGGGCCGGCTTGTCATCGGGAGCGGGGAGGGCCTTCACTCCAGAATTCGGGGGAGGTTCAGTCAGCTTCTCTAGCCGTGTAAAACATTGCTGTTTCAAATCTTCGCCCAGCGATCCATCGGGGCTGAAGTTAGATACGTCCGCACGGGTAGCAAGGACCATCTTAGCCGAGACAATACGGATCGCCTGGCGCTTCAGGTCATCCGGAACCTCCTGTATCAGTGGCGAATTGTAGAGGAATCCTCGAGATCTAACACCAATATTCGTAGCGAAGCCTAGCCCTTCGGTTCTCTTATTGCCTTGAGCACCCAGGTTGCACGCCGGGATCTTAGCAAGTTCACGTAGTCCTCCGGTCTGATTAAGGAACTGAGCTGCTGTTTCAGGTCCGATCAAAGCTGCTAGATTTGGGGCGATCTGCGTAATGCGAGATTGGATGCTTTCTGTAAGAGCCCTGCGCTCTCGATCCAACTTCAAAATCCTCTCGCATGTATCCAGCACCACCTTCAACTCCGACTCGGTCATTTCACGTCCTCGGGTGGTGGTACCCTCCACAGAAACGACCATCAAAGAGGGGCCATCCAAAATAGACTTGAGCGGTTCGCCGACCATATTGTccgcggaggaggagagagcTTTGATATCGTTGAGCGGGCCATTTTTCAAGATAGCGACTGTCTTGGCATAATCGATCGGACTCGTAACAAGGGTTTCTAATTCTGGAAATCTGACCGAGTAGTGGTCGCGCAAAAGTTTGTGTAGGCGAGTAAGCTCGTCACCGGTGGAGAGGGCGACCTCGAACTCATTGGTGACCTCAGAGCCAGCTTTTTGTAAGTGCTGCTGCTCTTCGtccacatcttcctcgaCTCCCTCGCCCGCCTGGAAGTCCTCGTCGTCCGATTCAAAATCCCTcaaaagctcctcagcagTAGACATGATGAGGGAGCTGCGACGCGACCAAGAGGTAAAATAGAATTAAGGTGAAGTGGTGGTTGAATGAACTTTCGACGCCGCCGAGTTGCTTTTCCATTTAGGTCACTTGCTTAGTCAGCCACCTCGAGCTCTGATCTCGGGTGGCGCTACAAACCTAACATGCAGCTTTTCCGACTCTTAGCTAGCAGAACCAAAAGTCGATCTAGCAGCAACGACATCTGACTTGGAGCTGTCCCGATACCGTGCGGTCGGTTAGAAGCTAATTACTAGGCCTTGGGCTTCCGGAGGGGGTACACTGTCCTTCTAAGATAAATTGGGTAGTGTGATCTACCCAACATCCCCGACTCGAATACGCGTCGCCGACAAATTACCTGCTTGGTATAACCTCACATCACCATGGAGTCGTCTCGCGGCCCTCCCAGGGTCAAGAACAAGGCCGCCGCGCCGATCCAGATCTCAGCGGAACAGCTGCTTCGTGAGGCTGTTGACCGGCAGGAACCCGCGTTGCAGGCCCCGACGCAACGATTTGCCGATTTGGAAGAATTGCACGAGTACCAAGGTCGCAAGAGAAAGGAGTTCGAGGACTATGTTCGCCGAAACAGGATTAACATGAACAATTGGATGCGCTATGCAGCATGGGAACTTGAACAGAAAGAATTTCGCCGGGCGCGTTCTATCTTCGAGCGAGCGCTAGATGTTCTTCCAACTTCAGTACCGCTGTGGATCCGATACATCGAGGCGGAGATGCGAAATAGGAATATCAACCATGCGAGGAACTTGCTTGACCGTGCAGTGACGATCTTGCCCCGTGTCGATAAGCTCTGGTACAAGTATGTTTATATGGAAGAGACTTTGGGCAACATCCCTGGTACTCGGCAAGTCTTTGAGCGATGGATGTCATGGGAGCCGGAAGAGGGAGCCTGGAGTGCGTATATCAAGCTCGAGAAGCGGTACAATGAATTCGAGAGGGCGCGCAATATCTTCCAACGATTCACGATTGTTCATCCTGAACCGAGGAACTGGATCAAGTGGGCCCGATTCGAGGAGGAGTATGGGACTAGTGATTTGGTGAGAGAAGTCTACGGTGCAGGAATTGAAGCGCTGGGTGAAGACTTCATGGATGAAAAGCTTTTTATCGCCTATGCCAAGTTcgaggcgaagatgaaggagtATGAGCGTGCACGTGCTATCTACAAATATGCCCTGGACCGACTTCCTCGCTCTAAGTCCGTTACATTGCACAGAGCCTACACTACATTCGAGAAACAGTTTGGTGATAGGGAGGGCGTTGAGGACGTCATTCTTTCCAAGCGCCGAGTCCAGTACGAGGAGCAGCTCAAGGAAAACCCTCGGAACTACGACATTTGGTTTGACTTTACTCGCCTCGAAGAGACCTCCGGTGACCCTGAGCGGGTACGTGACACATACGAACGAGCCATTGCACAGATTCCTCCGTCACAGGAGAAGAGGCACTGGAGACGTTATATCTACCTCTGGATATTCTATGCCATCTGGGAAGAAATGGAAGCCAAAGACGTGGAACGCGCTCGGCAAATTTATAACGAATGCTTGAAGCTCATTCCACACAAAAAGTTCACATTTGCCAAGATATGGCTTATGAAAGCCCAGTTTGAAATTCGCCAGATGGAGCTCCAAACCGCTCGCAAGACATTAGGTCAGGCGATCGGCATGTGCCCCAAAGACAAGCTCTTCAGAGGCTACATCGATCTCGAGCGCCAGCTTTTCGAGTTTGTACGGTGCCGGACACTGTTCGAGAAGCAGATCGAGTGGAATCCCTCCAACAGTCAATCCTGGATTCAGTTTGCTGAGCTGGAACGGGGCCTAGATGATAGCGACCGTGCGCGGGCCATTTTTGAGCTAGGAATTGAGCAACCGACTCTGGATATGCCCGAGCTGGTGTGGAAGTCATACATCGATTTCGAGGAATACGAAGGCGAATATGACAGAGTCCGGCAGCTCTACGAGCGTCTTCTGGAGAAGACCGACCATGTCAAGGTGTGGATCAACTATGCCCGGTTCGAGATCAACATCCcggaagacgaggaggaagaagaagaggaggaggaacggCCAGTCAGCGACGAGGCCAAACGGCGCGCTCGGGCGGTCTTCAACCGCGCACACAAGGTgttcaaagaaaaggatCTCAAGGAAGAGGTAAGTTGTGCCTTGCTAtgtagaaagagaaaagtctTGAATCTCACATTATGCAGCGTGTGGAACTCCTCAATGCCTGGCGGTCATTCGAACATACACATGGGTCCCCCGAGGACATCGACAAGATCGAGAGGCAGATGCCGCGTCGCGTCAAGAAGCGCCGCAAGTTGGACGACGACCGGTACGAGGAATACATGGATTATGTGTTCCCGGCCGACGATCAATCGGCGGCAAACCTGTCCAAGTTGCTGCAAAGAGCACATGCCTGGAAGTCGGGTCAGGCCTAATGGGCTGGACATTCAGAAAGGTAAAGTGCTGTGTGTTTTATATGTGGGCTATGGGTACATACCATGGGATGAGTCAGTGCAGTTTATATCAAAATCAGGTAGAATTAATCCCAAGATAATGACCATGaattatttctatttcccAGTCAAACCGTCCTAGAGAGGGGATCGAGCGATCATGGGTGTGATTTAGTCGACCATCGTAGGGACATCTATGATTAATACATATCATTCTTCAGGCCTTGTACTTTATAAGTTTGTTTCATGATATAGAGTACTTGGAGCGAATATATGCACGAATCTCTACATCAGGCAAATTCATGGCATGAACCCAGATCAGCTCTATTTAGCGAGCATGGTGCCTCTGATGGGTACATGCAGGCCCAAAAACGCACTACAGTATGCCAGGTCCCGAAAATATTGTCAGGTGGAACTCTACTGCCGATCGAGCGTGGCAAGGACATCCCCACCCTATTATGCCCTATCTTTTGAAGTATACCTTTAAAAGACAAGGTTACCAAACTCTCAAAAGATTGCTTAAAGTTGAGGCGAATACACCGACCGACTCTCCGTGCAGTCTTCACGGCCCCTCTCAGATGATCATCAAGGCCAGAGTACCCGCTACAGGAAGAACAATTTCCCTGGTTGCGCATTATAGCATTGCCTTCCAGAGGGATCATTGCTTTCAATTGAGACGTATCAGAAACTCTCTACTAGATATCAGTGAGGCTACCATTTTAGGCATGTCACGGTGGAAACGACAACACACATTACACACCGCTTTTTAAAGGACATGCCATCGGTCAGGAGCGCTCATATATACTGAATGGGTATTGGGCTTATAAGCTATTGACCATCGTACCGGATCAACAACGAAAATTTCTATTTATGGTTAGATTTTCAGCTGAAGGCCAAAATTTACGGACTGACAACTCATATCTAGGGCTGAAGTTGTGGCGGTGCAAATCTCATGCTCACTTCAAAATCAGAGGTAGGTGGCGATCACTGCGTCTTTTATATATGTAAGCTGTGGCTCTGTTACGCATATGTAGCCTAGATCTTAAAAGCGCTGGACATTATCCTAATATAATGAATGTTGACAATAATCCTAATTGAACCACATTCTCAATCCCATTTCACCATCACAaccaccttcaacctcatACCATGCAATCAACCCGACTCGAGCTGGTCCATTTAACCATAGACCATTTACCAGGTTACTTCTCAGTGAAATCTGATATGGAAGTTGTAAAATGGAGCTCTCCCGGCCCATTGACCTCGAtacaagaagcagaagaagagctaTTACGAGACTTGTCGGAAGATAATCGCGAAACATTCGCAATTCTCCTCCGCGATGACCTTGACCCCAAGACAATTGAAGAGTGGCAAGGcccagaagccaaagatgGGAGCAATGCTCTCGTACCTGGAGGGTTTGTCGGCTTTATAGGCGTCTATGATCTTCATCACGTGGCTCAAGTCTTCTATACTATTCATCGATCTGCATGGGGGCTCGGAATTGCAACTGAAGCACTACTGGCGTTCACGGAGTTGTTCTGGATCCTTCACCCCGACCACTATCGGTTGCTGGGACGTTGTGATACTGAGAATCCGGCTTCGGGGAGGGTATTAGAGAAGTCGGGGTTTGAATACTATGATTTTATATGTGCGGATGAGTTTCAGCCGTGGATGGTACCTCATGCTCGAGATAGTTTGCGTTTTGTATTGGCTAAGCCGGGGTACACTTTTGATTAGATTGTTATGTTGCAAGGCTGTGGTGGAGGCAATTGATTCTCTGGAATAGCTGATTTCTATATGGAAGTGGTATTCTCGCTCTTCGGATGCGTGTCGATATCCGCTTTGAGAAACCTCTGGAGACACTCTTCGGCTATGATCTACTTACTTCGTGGAGCTGGATACTATCTTTGTAATTAAGACTATTGGTACACAGGGTAATGTTTTTATAATTAGTGATTCTCACTAAAAccaggccaagaagatgatatacCATATGGGACATGTACAGTGGACCCTGGCGATCTCTTCATGTCCAATGAAAGATTTCCTTGAGAGTTAGCCCAGCCAACTACTCCACCAAGGTATAGTAGTAGCAGATGGATCGTCACGATCAAAGCGTTCAGCAGAGGGTTGCGTTATCTACACCGAATACCCCGCGCCACGTAGCGCAGTAGCGGAAAACCCCAAGACGAATGGGCTAGAGTGCGCATGGTTCAAATTTAAATAATCACAAAAAGGCTCTGTAGATACACATGAAACCCCACCGATATAGATTATCACTCATCTGATGTGATGATCCTGATCTTGACAGCATGTTTCTCCCCAGCATCTTCCTTCACTTCGTACTCAACCTTTGAACCCAGTCGTGGAAAGGGGGTTTCTTCGTCCTAAAGCAATAGGTATTATGTTTCAGCACGCTATTATTCAAGTATGGTCTTGCTCGATTATTATCCTGCATGTACTTCGTCTGCGAGAATGTCATTGGGAGTGAAAGGAAtatcatcttcagcagagcCTTGCGAGTCTTCTGGGCCGATTATTCCTAACCCTTGTGGAACATCAAAAAAATTCACTACGCCCTGTGGTATGGCTGTAGATTGTCTGGTGTTGACAGATATTCTTGAGAAACGATTCGATGAGAATCCGATATTCGCACTGGGATCTGTGGACTTCgtagagaaagaaataaatagtGGTTGACGAATACTTCTCGGAAATCTGGGAATACGGCTCACTTATATGCTGGCCAGCTGtagatctcttcttctttgtgccGTAAATGCCGTCATCAATGGGTCTGAGCCCATGGATTGCGATCGGCAGAGTAGATACTCGTCGGAGGGGCTTCACTTATACGTGGCTCAGCTGGAGCGGGTCAAGCAGAGCTGCCGGTGGGGGCGTGTAGACTATGCTAGCCTAGCGAGCTGAGACTATTCGAATCCAAGCGAACCTTACACATTTGCGTCAGTACCATGAACAATTCAATTATTCTAGCATGATCATACAACTACATGGCAATTGTCGTATATCGTTCCTTCCACCGGTTGTGTTGTCTAAGACCATGATGGTTAGCCCTCTCGACAGTTATCTAAAAGAAGTAATAAGAACTAGGGGTGTGTGAAAGGATGCTAGtgatgtttttgttttggcGCTGGTCATAGAGAAGAGGTTTTTGGTGTCATTGTCTGTGGTACTATCTGTGGTCCAGTATATCAGGGATAGTGGGAGTTATCTATCACACACACTACAGTTCAGTATTACTGCGAATCCCTCATCCCGAAGAATAATAATCTTGCAGTATAATAGCCAAATAGTCGAGAACATCCTTCTCAAGGATATGGCCTGTTCGTACGTAGAAATTATACAATGTCTGTGCATCCaaaggaatgggaaggatGTCACGAGGAATGCTCACAATGTCCGGATTTAACTGGCGTGGCCTTCTGATCACTCAGTAGCTGGGAAGATTCAGTTCGTAGCTGCTGTTTCTACATTCCATTTCTATAATATTGATTTAAAATTTTGGGGAAAAGACCACCTCAAAGCCAGTAATAAGCTCTACTTAGGGATCTAGCAGCTCAAGGAATGGGGCACTTGTCTTAGGGTGTACATAGATGGACTCGTAAGCATTCGCTCAGGGTACTAAACTCTTGGCCGGTGCTACCATTCGTTGGCTACTTTTCAGGGTTATTGAGTGTATTGTTCTTGTCTAACTAAGAGTATGTTGTAGTGGACGATGTCTTGTAGGGTCATTAAGCACTATCAGTACACAGGCACATAGTAAATGGCCCATAAGAAAAGAGCCACATGCCTCCCTGTGCTAGCTACAGTATTGCAGTAAGCTAAAGACAGGAATGTAAAACTTATAGTCAGCAATTAGGTGAGCTGGAAATAGAAAACATAAAACAGAACCTAATTCCATTAGTTGACAAGTAGTCGTTAAAGAACAAGCTAATCGGGGAGCATAGAATAGTCTAATCAACTCTAATTGTTTACCTCGATGGAGGTTCGTTTCTGCTGCTGAGGTCAAACCTGGCATGAAGAGAGTGTATCTGTCAGCTTCCTCTGCAGAATCACTGACCGATTCAGTAGCCATAGCTGCACGCCGCCCCCCTGCGTGTCGTTGTGAGTGTGACCACACAAAGCCAAATGAGCCCTTGTTTCAGTTCGTGGCTGCCAAAATGACTGGCTTGGGCTGTAATTCTTAGAGCTTGACTGTCTCGACCAACAGTGGGAAGTTTGTGACCTGGTCGAGGACTCGCTCGTCCGATGGTCGCCTTACCATCAATGGTTTGCTAGTATCCGACGCCATCTCAATGACCTTCGCCTGTAACGAGGTATCTGCACGAGAATAGTATCTCCTGTGATAAGCTTCCTCTTGATCTCGAGGTATTTATCAATCATAATCTGATTATGCAGAGGAATCACGGTGTCAGGAGTGGCCTCGGCGTTATTATCCCGAATGACGGCGGTATTGCTGCTGGGAGGCTTAACCACTGCTGCTTTAGTATTCTCTTCGGGTACCGTTGCAGATGCAGTCTTGTCTTCGCCTCCATCTTCGCCTCCAGATAGAGGTTTATCGCCATTCTAGGATGATATGTCTGCCTTAAGTCTGTAATGGATTTGCCGTGGTTGTGGAATGCCCGGCTCTCCGATAGAGGACGGTAAACTCTGAGTGGATGTAAGTCTATTTCACTCCCGTAGTCCTTCGCAAATGGCATCGGCTGCGAAATGTGCTGATGCGATGATCATCACATGTAAACCCAAAGCTCGATATATTGACGCCAGGCCAACGGACTCTTGCTCGTCTCTTGAAGATGGGGAGGCAAGGTATGCATGAAGACAAACCCCAACGTAGACCTTGCTACCATCTAGTGGTGTAAagttgagaaggaaggccaAGCCTGTGTGCATTTTTTGCGGGCGCGTGAGAAGCATTCCGTTGTGTGCTGCAAGCTCTAATCCTAAGAG is a window from the Aspergillus oryzae RIB40 DNA, chromosome 6 genome containing:
- a CDS encoding U4/U6-U5 snRNP complex subunit PRP31 (mRNA splicing factor PRP31), translated to MSTAEELLRDFESDDEDFQAGEGVEEDVDEEQQHLQKAGSEVTNEFEVALSTGDELTRLHKLLRDHYSVRFPELETLVTSPIDYAKTVAILKNGPLNDIKALSSSADNMVGEPLKSILDGPSLMVVSVEGTTTRGREMTESELKVVLDTCERILKLDRERRALTESIQSRITQIAPNLAALIGPETAAQFLNQTGGLRELAKIPACNLGAQGNKRTEGLGFATNIGVRSRGFLYNSPLIQEVPDDLKRQAIRIVSAKMVLATRADVSNFSPDGSLGEDLKQQCFTRLEKLTEPPPNSGVKALPAPDDKPARKRGGRRARKAKEAVAMTDMRKAQNRMAFGKEEAEVGYGTGEGTVGLGMLGQQNDGRIRSTQIDNRTRAKLSKSNKGWGTATPASGTASSLRAFSSGVGGTASVLQAKGLRSSGIGTSLGGSGTASTIAFTPVQGLELVDPKVQAELSRKRKAEEDRWFKSGTFTQVGGSQSNNNSSQKDNGGFKVPPIPPQKKVDTGEGKMGPPPLPLKR
- a CDS encoding uncharacterized protein (predicted protein), producing the protein MAPVEIGQPVFGVDSPKPTSQSPSLYDHTLITTDFDALKFHAAASLQLQFGHAHETAALQSDLLITSPYNDPKHLLDLKTLDTPNQLLAKALTILRPIRDDYATAPYTESFNWQAVFNFLRDLAQTNGYRWETQHFYVVVFRSRLQADIDKQRLHDLDAYSHQEAVASGGLLKYWFGTKDGERRNLATCLWRSRNDARLGGTGPWHKKARGAARDMYEDITFTTLKLVIEDDVRSWRITDWTEEDE
- the clf1 gene encoding putative cell cycle control protein (Cwf4) (cell cycle control protein (crooked neck)), whose protein sequence is MESSRGPPRVKNKAAAPIQISAEQLLREAVDRQEPALQAPTQRFADLEELHEYQGRKRKEFEDYVRRNRINMNNWMRYAAWELEQKEFRRARSIFERALDVLPTSVPLWIRYIEAEMRNRNINHARNLLDRAVTILPRVDKLWYKYVYMEETLGNIPGTRQVFERWMSWEPEEGAWSAYIKLEKRYNEFERARNIFQRFTIVHPEPRNWIKWARFEEEYGTSDLVREVYGAGIEALGEDFMDEKLFIAYAKFEAKMKEYERARAIYKYALDRLPRSKSVTLHRAYTTFEKQFGDREGVEDVILSKRRVQYEEQLKENPRNYDIWFDFTRLEETSGDPERVRDTYERAIAQIPPSQEKRHWRRYIYLWIFYAIWEEMEAKDVERARQIYNECLKLIPHKKFTFAKIWLMKAQFEIRQMELQTARKTLGQAIGMCPKDKLFRGYIDLERQLFEFVRCRTLFEKQIEWNPSNSQSWIQFAELERGLDDSDRARAIFELGIEQPTLDMPELVWKSYIDFEEYEGEYDRVRQLYERLLEKTDHVKVWINYARFEINIPEDEEEEEEEEERPVSDEAKRRARAVFNRAHKVFKEKDLKEERVELLNAWRSFEHTHGSPEDIDKIERQMPRRVKKRRKLDDDRYEEYMDYVFPADDQSAANLSKLLQRAHAWKSGQA
- a CDS encoding GNAT family N-acetyltransferase (predicted protein); the protein is MQSTRLELVHLTIDHLPGYFSVKSDMEVVKWSSPGPLTSIQEAEEELLRDLSEDNRETFAILLRDDLDPKTIEEWQGPEAKDGSNALVPGGFVGFIGVYDLHHVAQVFYTIHRSAWGLGIATEALLAFTELFWILHPDHYRLLGRCDTENPASGRVLEKSGFEYYDFICADEFQPWMVPHARDSLRFVLAKPGYTFD